The DNA sequence CTTTCTACCTATAAGCTCAACATCCGCCTCAATGCCGGCCTCCCTTAGGGCCGTAACGACCTCTATAGCAACTTTCCTAACGACCCTCTCCTGACCTATCGGGATGACGTAAACCTCAGGTTTGAGCTTCGGCTCAGGGATCAGGCCCCTCCATTCGAGTATTGGGATTAGCCTTTCAAGGCCTATGGCGAAACCCGTTGCTGGAGTTGGCTTCCCCCCAAAGACCTCTATCAGGTTGTCGTACCTTCCGCCACCGCCAATGGAGCCTATGCCGAGGTCGTTCGGGGCTATTGCCTCGAAGACTACACTCGTGTAGTAGTCGAAACCGCGCGCTATTCCGAGGTCAATCCTTATCCACTTGGAGACGCCGTAAGCATCGAGAAGGTCAACGAGTTCGTAGAGCCTTTCTATCTCCTTCTTGGCTTCCTCGCTCCCGAAGAGCTCTTCCGCCATCGGGAGAACTTCATCAGGCTTCCCTTTGATTTCAACCAGCGAGAGAACCCTTTCAAGGCCTTCATCGCTCAGCCCGAACTCTTTTAACGCCCCGATAAAATCCTCCCTTGAGAGCTTGTCCTTCTTGTCTATGAGCCTCATGAGGCCTATGTCGTCCCCAACGCCAAGCATCTTGGCGAACTCGTCGAGGAGAACGCGGTCGCCGATGTTGACCGTGAAGTCCTCCAAACCCGTCGCGAGGTAGCTCTCAACGAAGAGCGCTATAACCTCGGCATCGGCTTCAACCTTATCGCTCCCGATGAGCTCAACCCCCGCCTGCCAGAACTCCCTAAAGCGGCCGCTCTGCGGTTCCTCATACCTGAACATGTTGGCTATGTAGTACCACTTCACCGGTTTCGGCGCGTTCTGGAACCTGTTGACATAGAGCCTCGCAACGCTTGAGGTCATGTCAGGCCTCAGCGAGACGTCCCTCCCGCCTTTATCGAGGAAGGCGTAGAGCTGTTTAACGACCTCCTCACCGCTCCTCAGCCTGAAGAGGTCGGTGTACTCGAAGGTCGGCGTGAGAACCTCGCGGAAGTTGTAGCGCTCGAAGGTCTCGCGTATCCTCTCGAATACCCACCTTCTCTTCGCCATCTCCTCTGGTAAAAAGTCCCTCGTTCCCTTAACCCGCTCAAGTCTCATTTCCATCCCCCAAATAAAGGCTCTCCGAAGGTTAAAAGCTTACCCTCCGGCCGTCATCATGAGCAGATATATCCCAATAACGCCCTCCACCATCATCTGAGCACCAATCGCCA is a window from the Thermococcus sp. genome containing:
- the hisS gene encoding histidine--tRNA ligase translates to MRLERVKGTRDFLPEEMAKRRWVFERIRETFERYNFREVLTPTFEYTDLFRLRSGEEVVKQLYAFLDKGGRDVSLRPDMTSSVARLYVNRFQNAPKPVKWYYIANMFRYEEPQSGRFREFWQAGVELIGSDKVEADAEVIALFVESYLATGLEDFTVNIGDRVLLDEFAKMLGVGDDIGLMRLIDKKDKLSREDFIGALKEFGLSDEGLERVLSLVEIKGKPDEVLPMAEELFGSEEAKKEIERLYELVDLLDAYGVSKWIRIDLGIARGFDYYTSVVFEAIAPNDLGIGSIGGGGRYDNLIEVFGGKPTPATGFAIGLERLIPILEWRGLIPEPKLKPEVYVIPIGQERVVRKVAIEVVTALREAGIEADVELIGRKLRKALDYAGRLGVPFVVLIGKRDLEGGKVTVRDMESGEQKAVEIERVVEEIAERLGL